Proteins encoded by one window of Vigna radiata var. radiata cultivar VC1973A chromosome 5, Vradiata_ver6, whole genome shotgun sequence:
- the LOC106762479 gene encoding probable ADP,ATP carrier protein At5g56450 has protein sequence MSAEDDDSEGKRLKLRQDKVFDCGVKNFQRDLVAGALMGGVVHTIVAPIERSKLLLQTQESNLAIVASGRRRFKGMFDCIARTVREEGILSLWRGNGSSVIRYYPSVALNFSLKDLYKSILRGGNSSDNYLLTGATANFVAGAAAGCTTLVLVYPLDIAHTRLAADIGSTEVRQFRGIFHFLATIFHKNGVRGIYRGLPASLQGMVVHRGIYFGGFDTMKEILSEKSKPELALWKRWVVAQAVTTSAGLISYPLDTVRRRMMMQSGMEQPMYDSTLDCWRKMYRNEGLASFYRGAVSNMFRSTGAAAILVLYDEVKKFMNWGSF, from the exons ATGAGCGCAGAGGACGATGACTCAGAGGGGAAAAGATTGAAACTTCGGCAAGATAAGGTGTTCGATTGTGGTGTGAAGAATTTCCAGCGCGATCTGGTGGCTGGGGCGTTGATGGGCGGTGTGGTGCACACGATTGTTGCCCCAATTGAGAGGTCGAAGCTGTTGCTGCAGACTCAGGAAAGCAATTTGGCCATTGTGGCGAGTGGGCGTCGCAGATTCAAGGGCATGTTTGATTGCATAGCCCGTACTGTCAGGGAAGAGGGCATTCTCTCTTTGTGGCGAGGTAATGGCAGCAGTGTTATTCGTTACTATCCTTCTGTGGCCCTCAACTTTTCTCTCAAG GATCTTTACAAAAGCATTTTAAGGGGTGGAAACTCTAGTGATAATTATCTTTTGACAGGTGCCACTGCAAATTTCGTGGCTGGTGCTGCAGCCGGTTGCACAACACTTGTACTGGTATACCCCCTTGACATAGCACACACGCGCCTTGCTGCAGACATTGGAAGTACTGAAGTGCGCCAATTTCGAGGTATTTTCCATTTCTTGGCTACCATATTCCACAAGAATGGCGTTCGCGGAATCTACAGGGGCCTTCCTGCATCTCTTCAAGGGATGGTGGTACACAGGGGCATATATTTTGGAGGTTTTGATACCATGAAAGAGATATTGTCTGAAAAAtcaaaacctgagttggcaTTGTGGAAGCGTTGGGTAGTAGCTCAGGCAGTCACAACCTCTGCAGGGTTGATATCTTATCCGTTAGACACGGTTCGTAGGAGGATGATGATGCAATCTGGCATGGAACAGCCAATGTATGATAGCACCCTTGACTGCTGGAGGAAGATGTACAGGAATGAAGGGCTGGCTTCATTCTACCGTGGTGCAGTTTCTAATATGTTTAGGAGCACAGGAGCAGCTGCTATCTTAGTGTTGTATGATGAGGTTAAGAAATTTATGAACTGGGGAAGTTTCTAA
- the LOC106761732 gene encoding uncharacterized protein LOC106761732, which produces MGLGWIVNQQCRRWTTSRVCGATFLCCMCFILFTPTIPRSPKHHKFVDMRNLLGVPNTLNVMTNFPFLVVGILGLVLALEGGVFNISSQGEVWTWALFYAGIAGVAFGSAYYHLKPDDHRVLWDTLPMMVAFSSLFSSLVVERFGQRIGLCFLFALIVAAVLCVVYERIYNDIRFCVIFQLTLPLAIPVIALMYRSKYTHSRYWFMSTGIYLLAKFEGVTDKKLYYVNNYVISGHSMEHLCLALIPVSLSVMLIYRELKFQRIVDVKDRP; this is translated from the exons atgGGTTTAGGTTGGATAGTGAATCAACAATGCAGAAGGTGGACGACAAGTCGTGTGTGTGGAGCAACGTTTCTGTGTTGCATGTGCTTTATCCTGTTCACTCCCACAATCCCTCGCTCTCCCAAGCACCACAAATTCGTTGACATGCGTAATCTTCTCG GAGTACCCAACACGTTGAATGTGATGACGAATTTCCCGTTCTTAGTTGTGGGGATTCTGGGCCTTGTGCTTGCCCTCGAAGGAGGTGTCTTCAACATAAG TTCCCAAGGAGAGGTTTGGACATGGGCGCTGTTCTATGCTGGAATAGCTGGGGTGGCTTTTGGCTCTGCTTATTACCATTTGAAACCCGATGACCATCGTGTGTTGTGGGACACTTTACCG ATGATGGTGGCTTTCTCCTCACTTTTCTCCAGCTTGGTTGTTGAGAGATTTGGCCAGAGGATTGGGCTGTGTTTTCTGTTTGCACTCATTGTTGCTGCAGTTCTATGTGTAGTTTATGAACG AATTTATAATGATATTCGGTTCTGCGTGATATTCCAGTTGACTCTGCCTCTAGCTATTCCAGTAATAGCACTCATGTACCGCTCCAAATACACTCACTCAAGATATTGGTTTATGTCTACAG GGATTTATCTGCTTGCAAAATTTGAAGGTGTTACTGACAAGAAACTGTACTATGTAAATAACTACGTTATCAGTGGGCATTCTATGGAACACTTGTGCTTAGCACTGATCCCAGTTTCACTCAGCGTGATGCTCATCTACAGGGAACTTAAGTTTCAAAG AATAGTTGATGTTAAAGATCGACCATGA
- the LOC106759844 gene encoding NDR1/HIN1-like protein 13, with translation MTDQSSKPNGNAAINGTAATNGNSAPVKSQLYNPNRQVYRPQSHYHRRGQRSHRNLCCCCCFWTILTVLAVALLAAIVGAALYVLYRPHRPEFSVTNLRIVKMNLTSSADSPSHLVTLFNLTLIAKNPNNHLIFFYDPFAVTVFSNSVPVGNGSVTAFTSDKNNQTSLRAVLSGSQDLDTDSLTNLRSGLKMKKGFPVEIQMDTKVKMKMDWLKSKKVGIRVTCDGIRGTVPAGKSPAVASVVDSECKVDLRIKIWKFSF, from the coding sequence atgaCGGACCAGTCCTCCAAGCCCAACGGAAACGCCGCAATTAACGGCACCGCCGCCACTAACGGCAATTCCGCTCCCGTCAAGTCCCAACTCTACAATCCCAACCGTCAAGTTTACCGACCGCAATCCCATTACCACCGCCGAGGCCAGCGCTCCCACCGCAACctctgctgctgctgctgcttctGGACCATCCTCACCGTCCTCGCCGTCGCGCTCCTCGCTGCCATTGTCGGCGCCGCACTGTACGTACTGTACCGCCCGCACCGTCCCGAATTCTCCGTCACCAACCTCCGCATTGTCAAGATGAACCTCACCTCTTCCGCCGACTCTCCCTCGCACCTCGTCACGCTCTTCAACCTCACTCTCATCGCCAAAAACCCCAACAACCACCTTATTTTCTTCTACGACCCCTTCGCCGTTACGGTCTTCTCCAACTCCGTCCCCGTCGGGAACGGCTCCGTTACGGCCTTTACCTCCGACAAAAACAACCAGACGAGCCTCCGCGCCGTGCTGTCCGGTTCGCAAGATCTGGACACTGATTCCTTGACTAACCTGAGATCGGGTCTGAAGATGAAGAAGGGTTTCCCCGTTGAGATACAGATGGATACCAaggtgaagatgaagatggattGGCTCAAGAGCAAGAAGGTGGGAATTCGAGTAACGTGCGACGGAATCAGAGGAACGGTTCCCGCCGGCAAGTCTCCGGCAGTGGCTTCCGTCGTGGACTCCGAGTGTAAGGTGGATCTTCGAATCAAGATCTGGaagttttccttttaa